The Oryzias latipes chromosome 16, ASM223467v1 genome includes a region encoding these proteins:
- the riiad1 gene encoding RIIa domain-containing protein 1 — protein sequence MAETGVETKLDTSVLNAEQQEKLRQFKIKTRIDNEKYIRAHPEVEVLIGDFLREILLKRPADIREFAGDYFSRLNPSGDSREEGNSDAE from the exons ATGGCAGAAACGGGCGTTGAGACGAAGCTGGACACGAGTGTACTTAATGCGGAGCAACAAGAAAAACTTCGACAGTTCAAG ATCAAGACAAGAATCGACAACGAGAAATATATAAGAGCGCATCCTGAAGTAGAAGTTTTGATTGGAGACTTTTTAAG GGAAATTCTCCTTAAAAGACCAGCCGACATTCGAGAGTTTGCTGGGG attactTCTCAAGGTTAAACCCCTCAGGTGACTCCAGAGAAGAAGGAAACAGTGATGCAGAGTAA
- the LOC105355935 gene encoding uncharacterized protein LOC105355935 isoform X1 — protein sequence MAPNGGICFFILIVTSAALAQPPDLTAGDKMGFQDIAKKLMMKCQSKGFPLPQMTLLKSVFNSSDLIAADRTAEQSSTLLPTFLQVLTSITPGKNNDPNNQLNLMNTVDKITNKMLNCSHLSFMIQKIKNSSVSESSSCFLRAFVAPLSWTALITQEDNNLDPDSYDALLWAAKPVLVDVPSETMKLPTKVEGQNMKNMMNMLQEVYKTMTDIQRTQVLKWAKEQIMENYFNCTLRPPPDPQSVLMYHCKPSLQWLDLESLSIMGPYISQLMPEDVDSCPKQKLCEFFLSAQLRSSVGEAAEMGPSLSKKFLQRIQECFSENEFQHHVDKLGPLACYYDAPDLTPDLSQRLLSQLNDCNHTLNPMLKKRLVNCMMSNSSDAKALLSLGNSVTLLSPEQLSALPATNLSNVLQSLGLNLRWTTGQLLTIVRNQLGDKKCDEVSGKDLLALQSVAAGLPSCALKNDKVEEILTDKEVLKNMSQQMRKGQLKAMLQGLLGKMNPSELVQKLPGPLLRSISLNNLDKANITSLDQVQNKTWSRSQAAYLAKKMFNLKQLHFQKLNSVLQGVTCEMIDNVSDSSVMEMAQAITKTPQWLSKVQARCAAQKLLLTLEKMRPNYLKTITEQELDAIPTTLLLYLPPWNVKDLPDSVCRAFLDKMQMANLSSLPLHAPSRPAITQRALLCLTNGKNLSELTIADMSGLGQLLCEVKPSQIQLMAPDVIKFSLQTMAFCSHIPQLHKHDLIQMVNQTFGNPSDWPEKTMESLGPLLLLDDNTASFLPNKPWMKDVLVFLKSRLHLTSDFLQKKLFDLTTTASNAARRKRETGNGGGSSGNVIDPSEKLIEELGMNNVYWTAPKLEMMSNSTFLATVETLGAIPGYSADQLHVLSNKGVQAFGPVTQMTDRDVARLGCITRGFSNSDLEKLPFSLDILEGIAHCGWNDSQMASVWKSAAKYNNLTVPRMRAAEMVALNRFICGLNSSEISQLSVDAFKDAVGSIDALQCSRNIKKLLKNLTVSAFGNPSTWTEAQVSDLHSIITGLDVAEMASLKPSVFSFLTESCIPHIPPENLVALSVAQLEALGPDNAAMLTAGQRAVLSRDQLAAVERAATGSAAPPQNPPQSDSGASALMGEGVCILVKPLLFLIMGIVLL from the exons ATGGCTCCAAATGGAggaatctgttttttcattCTTATTGTGACCTCTGCAGCTTTAG CTCAGCCTCCAGACCTGACAGCTGGAGACAAAATGGGCTTTCAGGACATTGCCAAAAAGCTG atGATGAAATGTCAGAGTAAAG GATTCCCGTTGCCTCAGATGACGCTGCTAAAAAGTGTCTTCAATAGCAG TGACTTGATTGCAGCGGACAGAACCGCTGAGCAGTCCAGCACCCTCCTTCCCACCTTTCTTCAAGTCTTGACTTCAATCACTCCAGGCAAAAATAATGACCCAAATAATCAACTCAACTTAATGAACACTGTCGACAAAATT acAAACAAGATGTTGAACTGCAGCCATCTTTCCTTCATGATCCAAAAGATAAAGAACTCATCTGTGAGT GAATCATCCTCGTGTTTTTTAAGAGCTTTCGTGGCTCCTCTGTCATGGACAGCTTTGATAACCCAAGAGGACAACAACCTCGACCCAGACAGCTACGATGCCCTGCTGTGGGCCGCCAAGCCTGTGCTGGTGGACGTACCCTCTGAAACAATGAAGCTTCCTACCAAAGTAGAGggccaaaacatgaaaaacat gatgaacatgctgcaggaagTCTATAAAACCATGACTGACATTCAAAGAACTCAGGTGCTAAAGTGGGCAAAGGAGCAGATCATGGAGAACTACTTTAATTGTACATTAAGGCCACCACCAGACCCTCAATCAG TTCTGATGTATCACTGCAAACCATCACTGCAGTGGCTGGATTTGGAGTCTTTGTCCATCATGGGACCTTACATCTCCCAGCTGATGCCCGAGGATGTTGATTCTTGCCCCAAACAAAAG CTTTGTGAGTTTTTCCTCTCAGCGCAGCTAAGATCCAGCGTGGGTGAAGCAGCAGAGATGGGGCCGAGCCTGAGCAAAAAGTTTCTCCAAAGAATTCAGGAGTGCTTCAGTGAAAACGAGTTTCAACATCATGTAGATAA GCTTGGCCCACTGGCTTGTTATTATGATGCTCCAGACTTGACCCCTGACCTCAGTCAAAGACTGCTTTCTCAACTAAATGACTGCAACCACACCCTTAACCCAATG CTGAAGAAGCGCCTCGTGAACTGCATGATGTCAAACTCGAGTGATGCTAAAGCTCTGCTTAGCCTGGGCAACAGCGTAACTTTGCTGAGTCCTGAGCAACTGTCTGCGCTCCCTGCCACCAACCTGAGCAATGTGCTCCAAAGTCTGGGCCTCAATTTGAGATGGACGACCGGTCAGCTGCTGACCATCGTCAGGAATCAACTGGGTGATAAGAAG TGCGATGAGGTGTCAGGCAAGGACCTGCTGGCCCTTCAGTCAGTCGCAGCGGGTTTGCCGAGCTGTGCGCTCAAGAATGACAAAGTTGAGGAAATCCTAACAGACAAAGAGGTTCTTAAGAACATGTCCCAACAAATGAGGAAGGGGCAATTAAAGGCCATGCTTCAGGGG CTGCTTGGAAAAATGAATCCCTCAGAGTTGGTGCAGAAGTTGCCTGGCCCATTGCTTCGCAGCATTTCTCTCAACAACTTAGACAAAGCAAACATCACCTCACTGGACCAAGTACAGAATAAAACCTGGAGTAGGTCACAG GCAGCTTACCTGGCAAAGAAGATGTTTAATCTCAAGCAGCTTCACTTTCA AAAGCTGAATTCAGTCCTTCAGGGTGTAACCTGTGAGATGATTGACAATGTTTCAGACAGCAGTGTCATGGAAATGGCTCAGGCCATAACAAAGACCCCACAGTGGCTCTCCAAAGTCCAG GCAAGGTGTGCAGCCCAAAAACTGTTGCTGACTTTGGAAAAAATGAGAcctaattatttaaaaaccatCACGGAACAGGAGCTGGACGCAATTCCCACCACATTGTTACTATATTTGCC GCCTTGGAACGTGAAGGATTTGCCTGACTCTGTGTGCCGGGCATTTCTTGACAAAATGCAAATGGCTAACCTGAGCTCGCTGCCTCTTCATGCTCCATCACGGCCTGCAATCACCCAGAGAGCCCTGCTTTGCCTCACTAAT GGCAAAAACCTGTCAGAACTGACAATCGCAGATATGTCCGGGCTTGGACAGCTTTTGTGCGAGGTGAAGCCTTCCCAAATTCAACTGATGGCCCCTGATGTCATCAAGTTCAGCCTCCAGACTATGGCCTTCTGCTCGCACATTCCTCAGCTTCACAAGCATGATCTGATTCAGATGGTCAACCAGACCTTTGG AAatccatctgattggccagaaaAAACAATGGAGAGTCTTGGTCCCCTCCTTCTTTTGGACGATAACACAGCATCTTTTTTACCGAATAAA CCTTGGATGAAGGATGTTTTGGTTTTCCTGAAGTCCCGCCTCCACCTCACTTCAGATTTTCTGCAGAAGAAGTTGTTTGATCTGACCACCACCGCATCCAATGCTGCACgcagaaaaagagaaa CTGGCAATGGAGGTGGCTCCTCTGGCAATGTAATAGATCCCAGCGAGAAGTTGATTGAAGAACTGGGAATGAACAATGTCTATTGGACAGCACCAAAGCTGGAGATGATGTCCAACAGCACATTTCTGGCTACTGTAGAAACCCTTGGAGCAATACCAGGCTACAGTGCAGACCAGCTGCATGTCCTCAGTAACAAAGGAGTTCAG GCTTTTGGACCAGTAACTCAGATGACAGACAGGGATGTTGCACGGTTGGGATGTATTACCCGGGGATTCTCCAACTCCGACCTGGAGAAGCTCCCGTTCTCTCTGGACATTCTGGAAGGAATCGCTCACTGTGGTTGGAACGACTCACAG aTGGCGTCGGTGTGGAAAAGTGCTGCGAAATACAACAACCTGACAGTGCCCAGGATGAGAGCTGCAGAGATGGTTGCACTAAACCGCTTCATTTGTGGGCTGAACTCCAGTGAGATCAGTCAGCTGAGCGTGGACGCCTTTAA GGATGCCGTGGGGTCCATAGATGCTCTTCAATGCTCGCGTAACATTAAAAAGCTGCTCAAAAACCTCACAGTGTCGGCATTTGGAAATCCAAGCACCTGGACTGAAGCACAAGTGTCTGACTTACACAGCATCATTA CTGGCTTGGATGTGGCTGAAATGGCTTCTCTAAAACCATccgtcttttcttttctgactGAGAGCTGCATCCCACACATTCCTCCAGAAAACCTTGTG GCACTGTCTGTCGCTCAGCTGGAGGCTCTCGGGCCTGACAACGCTGCCATGCTGACCGCCGGACAGCGGGCAGTGCTGAGCAGAGACCAGCTGGCTGCTGTTGAAAGGGCTGCAACTGGTTCTGCTGCTCCACCACAGAACCCTCCACagtctg ATTCTGGAGCTTCTGCTCTGATGGGCGAGGGGGTCTGCATCCTCGTGAAGCCTCTTCTCTTTCTCATCATGGGGATCGTGCTGCTGTGA
- the LOC105355935 gene encoding uncharacterized protein LOC105355935 isoform X2, which translates to MAPNGGICFFILIVTSAALAQPPDLTAGDKMGFQDIAKKLMMKCQSKGFPLPQMTLLKSVFNSSDLIAADRTAEQSSTLLPTFLQVLTSITPGKNNDPNNQLNLMNTVDKITNKMLNCSHLSFMIQKIKNSSESSSCFLRAFVAPLSWTALITQEDNNLDPDSYDALLWAAKPVLVDVPSETMKLPTKVEGQNMKNMMNMLQEVYKTMTDIQRTQVLKWAKEQIMENYFNCTLRPPPDPQSVLMYHCKPSLQWLDLESLSIMGPYISQLMPEDVDSCPKQKLCEFFLSAQLRSSVGEAAEMGPSLSKKFLQRIQECFSENEFQHHVDKLGPLACYYDAPDLTPDLSQRLLSQLNDCNHTLNPMLKKRLVNCMMSNSSDAKALLSLGNSVTLLSPEQLSALPATNLSNVLQSLGLNLRWTTGQLLTIVRNQLGDKKCDEVSGKDLLALQSVAAGLPSCALKNDKVEEILTDKEVLKNMSQQMRKGQLKAMLQGLLGKMNPSELVQKLPGPLLRSISLNNLDKANITSLDQVQNKTWSRSQAAYLAKKMFNLKQLHFQKLNSVLQGVTCEMIDNVSDSSVMEMAQAITKTPQWLSKVQARCAAQKLLLTLEKMRPNYLKTITEQELDAIPTTLLLYLPPWNVKDLPDSVCRAFLDKMQMANLSSLPLHAPSRPAITQRALLCLTNGKNLSELTIADMSGLGQLLCEVKPSQIQLMAPDVIKFSLQTMAFCSHIPQLHKHDLIQMVNQTFGNPSDWPEKTMESLGPLLLLDDNTASFLPNKPWMKDVLVFLKSRLHLTSDFLQKKLFDLTTTASNAARRKRETGNGGGSSGNVIDPSEKLIEELGMNNVYWTAPKLEMMSNSTFLATVETLGAIPGYSADQLHVLSNKGVQAFGPVTQMTDRDVARLGCITRGFSNSDLEKLPFSLDILEGIAHCGWNDSQMASVWKSAAKYNNLTVPRMRAAEMVALNRFICGLNSSEISQLSVDAFKDAVGSIDALQCSRNIKKLLKNLTVSAFGNPSTWTEAQVSDLHSIITGLDVAEMASLKPSVFSFLTESCIPHIPPENLVALSVAQLEALGPDNAAMLTAGQRAVLSRDQLAAVERAATGSAAPPQNPPQSDSGASALMGEGVCILVKPLLFLIMGIVLL; encoded by the exons ATGGCTCCAAATGGAggaatctgttttttcattCTTATTGTGACCTCTGCAGCTTTAG CTCAGCCTCCAGACCTGACAGCTGGAGACAAAATGGGCTTTCAGGACATTGCCAAAAAGCTG atGATGAAATGTCAGAGTAAAG GATTCCCGTTGCCTCAGATGACGCTGCTAAAAAGTGTCTTCAATAGCAG TGACTTGATTGCAGCGGACAGAACCGCTGAGCAGTCCAGCACCCTCCTTCCCACCTTTCTTCAAGTCTTGACTTCAATCACTCCAGGCAAAAATAATGACCCAAATAATCAACTCAACTTAATGAACACTGTCGACAAAATT acAAACAAGATGTTGAACTGCAGCCATCTTTCCTTCATGATCCAAAAGATAAAGAACTCATCT GAATCATCCTCGTGTTTTTTAAGAGCTTTCGTGGCTCCTCTGTCATGGACAGCTTTGATAACCCAAGAGGACAACAACCTCGACCCAGACAGCTACGATGCCCTGCTGTGGGCCGCCAAGCCTGTGCTGGTGGACGTACCCTCTGAAACAATGAAGCTTCCTACCAAAGTAGAGggccaaaacatgaaaaacat gatgaacatgctgcaggaagTCTATAAAACCATGACTGACATTCAAAGAACTCAGGTGCTAAAGTGGGCAAAGGAGCAGATCATGGAGAACTACTTTAATTGTACATTAAGGCCACCACCAGACCCTCAATCAG TTCTGATGTATCACTGCAAACCATCACTGCAGTGGCTGGATTTGGAGTCTTTGTCCATCATGGGACCTTACATCTCCCAGCTGATGCCCGAGGATGTTGATTCTTGCCCCAAACAAAAG CTTTGTGAGTTTTTCCTCTCAGCGCAGCTAAGATCCAGCGTGGGTGAAGCAGCAGAGATGGGGCCGAGCCTGAGCAAAAAGTTTCTCCAAAGAATTCAGGAGTGCTTCAGTGAAAACGAGTTTCAACATCATGTAGATAA GCTTGGCCCACTGGCTTGTTATTATGATGCTCCAGACTTGACCCCTGACCTCAGTCAAAGACTGCTTTCTCAACTAAATGACTGCAACCACACCCTTAACCCAATG CTGAAGAAGCGCCTCGTGAACTGCATGATGTCAAACTCGAGTGATGCTAAAGCTCTGCTTAGCCTGGGCAACAGCGTAACTTTGCTGAGTCCTGAGCAACTGTCTGCGCTCCCTGCCACCAACCTGAGCAATGTGCTCCAAAGTCTGGGCCTCAATTTGAGATGGACGACCGGTCAGCTGCTGACCATCGTCAGGAATCAACTGGGTGATAAGAAG TGCGATGAGGTGTCAGGCAAGGACCTGCTGGCCCTTCAGTCAGTCGCAGCGGGTTTGCCGAGCTGTGCGCTCAAGAATGACAAAGTTGAGGAAATCCTAACAGACAAAGAGGTTCTTAAGAACATGTCCCAACAAATGAGGAAGGGGCAATTAAAGGCCATGCTTCAGGGG CTGCTTGGAAAAATGAATCCCTCAGAGTTGGTGCAGAAGTTGCCTGGCCCATTGCTTCGCAGCATTTCTCTCAACAACTTAGACAAAGCAAACATCACCTCACTGGACCAAGTACAGAATAAAACCTGGAGTAGGTCACAG GCAGCTTACCTGGCAAAGAAGATGTTTAATCTCAAGCAGCTTCACTTTCA AAAGCTGAATTCAGTCCTTCAGGGTGTAACCTGTGAGATGATTGACAATGTTTCAGACAGCAGTGTCATGGAAATGGCTCAGGCCATAACAAAGACCCCACAGTGGCTCTCCAAAGTCCAG GCAAGGTGTGCAGCCCAAAAACTGTTGCTGACTTTGGAAAAAATGAGAcctaattatttaaaaaccatCACGGAACAGGAGCTGGACGCAATTCCCACCACATTGTTACTATATTTGCC GCCTTGGAACGTGAAGGATTTGCCTGACTCTGTGTGCCGGGCATTTCTTGACAAAATGCAAATGGCTAACCTGAGCTCGCTGCCTCTTCATGCTCCATCACGGCCTGCAATCACCCAGAGAGCCCTGCTTTGCCTCACTAAT GGCAAAAACCTGTCAGAACTGACAATCGCAGATATGTCCGGGCTTGGACAGCTTTTGTGCGAGGTGAAGCCTTCCCAAATTCAACTGATGGCCCCTGATGTCATCAAGTTCAGCCTCCAGACTATGGCCTTCTGCTCGCACATTCCTCAGCTTCACAAGCATGATCTGATTCAGATGGTCAACCAGACCTTTGG AAatccatctgattggccagaaaAAACAATGGAGAGTCTTGGTCCCCTCCTTCTTTTGGACGATAACACAGCATCTTTTTTACCGAATAAA CCTTGGATGAAGGATGTTTTGGTTTTCCTGAAGTCCCGCCTCCACCTCACTTCAGATTTTCTGCAGAAGAAGTTGTTTGATCTGACCACCACCGCATCCAATGCTGCACgcagaaaaagagaaa CTGGCAATGGAGGTGGCTCCTCTGGCAATGTAATAGATCCCAGCGAGAAGTTGATTGAAGAACTGGGAATGAACAATGTCTATTGGACAGCACCAAAGCTGGAGATGATGTCCAACAGCACATTTCTGGCTACTGTAGAAACCCTTGGAGCAATACCAGGCTACAGTGCAGACCAGCTGCATGTCCTCAGTAACAAAGGAGTTCAG GCTTTTGGACCAGTAACTCAGATGACAGACAGGGATGTTGCACGGTTGGGATGTATTACCCGGGGATTCTCCAACTCCGACCTGGAGAAGCTCCCGTTCTCTCTGGACATTCTGGAAGGAATCGCTCACTGTGGTTGGAACGACTCACAG aTGGCGTCGGTGTGGAAAAGTGCTGCGAAATACAACAACCTGACAGTGCCCAGGATGAGAGCTGCAGAGATGGTTGCACTAAACCGCTTCATTTGTGGGCTGAACTCCAGTGAGATCAGTCAGCTGAGCGTGGACGCCTTTAA GGATGCCGTGGGGTCCATAGATGCTCTTCAATGCTCGCGTAACATTAAAAAGCTGCTCAAAAACCTCACAGTGTCGGCATTTGGAAATCCAAGCACCTGGACTGAAGCACAAGTGTCTGACTTACACAGCATCATTA CTGGCTTGGATGTGGCTGAAATGGCTTCTCTAAAACCATccgtcttttcttttctgactGAGAGCTGCATCCCACACATTCCTCCAGAAAACCTTGTG GCACTGTCTGTCGCTCAGCTGGAGGCTCTCGGGCCTGACAACGCTGCCATGCTGACCGCCGGACAGCGGGCAGTGCTGAGCAGAGACCAGCTGGCTGCTGTTGAAAGGGCTGCAACTGGTTCTGCTGCTCCACCACAGAACCCTCCACagtctg ATTCTGGAGCTTCTGCTCTGATGGGCGAGGGGGTCTGCATCCTCGTGAAGCCTCTTCTCTTTCTCATCATGGGGATCGTGCTGCTGTGA
- the LOC101173408 gene encoding zinc finger protein 687a — translation MGDMKTPDFDDLLAAFDIPDINAQEAIQSNPEEQREEARANAPPSEPPVVSVIVKNTGRSESVEEKPDKEKTDDPSDGVLTSQVPVKLDPTSHHGATQQLGPKTPPSLSVDSEMMSRFEDQMGCNRTSCLPRLWASSPSNSPCEQEEDPVNRSQQQTSAAADSLRPLLYSQSSKHVDVLLPPPLLQSHARRPQESQPSSTLAQNGNMNAEVRRVMDTDEEDSEPDIGSPLVIQEGPEFVTSPPVNNKQKLHPDLFGNPGNTSSLVPNPPNLSFSSTPTQSKSQSGEDGRSSPIFTQHGKDGTPTSPNSSTSDPHAQKAHHSPSPTSTNSTVVQENLYPEHVIDERDSPESPPPSETGCLFTNQSSSWDVAAPPGSTSSYKDSPHQQELKEVESSQEEKPGRTSKKMAGDGEEPNKENCSADTKDTASSCETEMASFPLRPLKVKIKMPTGSITRTVTSGASKRSVKVSTKGVDNSKSSQDGLGARSKKELVLQSEMAEKLQETSLIKEESSVETKTKVSATAVSITKSAALPSVSSARVSTGAFNLRSLGQKTLNTGMTLTSTLPVLPTQPSGRPASIVNSTGAIISKNQSNLVEAFNKILNNKNLLPTYKPELSSPLPAEWGISLPAQGYRCLECGDAFALEQSLAQHYDRRSLRIEVTCNHCAKRLAFFNKCSLLLHAREHKEKGLIMQCSHLVMKPVPVDLMISQSDGAREGSLPSVLGQATSKLLPSAGKGAEAAPNASTKCPECHTQFCSKEELSDHFQEVKPAHSTSCTECSPTMLLPNYCSSVAHQRIHQGSQPHVCPECGLTLKQPLFQKHLYETCLHFSRRVGYRCSSCLVVFGGLNSVKSHIQQAHCDVFHKCPSCPMAFKSAPSVQSHITAQHPDATEGQTLLIYKCVMCDTVFTYKHVLHTHFDTHLTNQRVQVFKCPECNKLFSQRHSMLDHFKTHKTLTVKEELLSPASTCIPVSFKSSEGGGDLEKGKKRKAKTERIKAPAGWKCQSCNLQFTEKEDYVNHMSQQHGKTLKKFPCNKCESSFTTTSSMRRHIRDKHKILSRGFRCQFCLESKKTFSSRAMLERHIELRHGVDRLNQDAGTRGYEADSSSEQDSVRSRRKRREVKLERSEEPTCRMSPAKKLRSSSSSFPCAPSEAVLSCAHCGYSTDNQAAFQEHISQHRQSAAESAGVQCLQCGACFTSSSSLSRHRFISHKVKDASGDGPQSLGGNLAPSPSNTKNPSDKSHLNGSAPASPSSQTSTGQGKEEEGGLACKVCGKHFEKTSDLNTHFRTHGMAFIIARNAGKTI, via the exons ATGGGGGACATGAAGACCCCAGATTTCGATGATTTGCTGGCAGCTTTTGATATTCCCGACATTAATGCACAGGAAGCTATCCAGTCCAATCCAGAGGAGCAGCGGGAGGAGGCGAGGGCTAATGCTCCTCCAAGTGAGCCTCCTGTGGTCAGTGTGATTGTAAAGAACACGGGGAGGTCGGAGTCTGTGGAAGAGAAACCTGACAAGGAGAAAACGGATGATCCTTCAGACGGCGTCTTGACCTCTCAGGTTCCTGTCAAGCTGGACCCTACATCTCACCATGGTGCGACACAGCAGCTTGGTCCTAAAACGCCTCCAAGTTTGTCCGTGGATTCTGAGATGATGAGCCGATTTGAAGACCAAATGGGTTGCAATCGAACATCATGCCTCCCGCGGCTGTGGGCCTCATCGCCATCCAATTCCCCTTGTGAGCAAGAGGAAGACCCTGTGAATCGGTCCCAACAGCAAACCTCCGCAGCCGCCGACAGTTTGAGGCCCCTTCTCTACTCACAGTCTTCAAAGCATGTTGACGTGTTGCTGCCTCCACCCCTGCTTCAGAGCCATGCACGGCGTCCTCAGGAAAGTCAGCCATCCTCCACTTTAGCGCAAAATGGAAACATGAATGCAGAAGTCAGGCGTGTTATGGATACGGATGAGGAGGATTCAGAGCCAGACATTGGAAGTCCACTGGTGATCCAGGAGGGTCCAGAATTTGTCACTTCTCCCCCtgtaaataacaaacaaaaactacatCCTGATCTTTTTGGGAATCCTGGGAATACATCGTCTCTTGTTCCTAATCCTCCTAATCTGTCTTTTAGCTCTACACCAACACAAAGTAAATCCCAGAGTGGTGAAGATGGAAGAAGTTCTCCCATTTTCACCCAGCATGGGAAAGATGGGACACCCACCTCCCCAAATTCTTCCACATCAGATCCACATGCACAGAAGGCCCATCATTCCCCTTCTCCTACCAGCACAAACTCAACAGTGGTCCAGGAAAATTTATACCCAGAACATGTGATTGATGAGAGAGACTCACCTGAGAGCCCCCCACCCAGTGAGACAGGCTGTCTGTTCACCAACCAAAGCAGCAGCTGGGATGTGGCTGCACCGCCAGGATCAACCTCAAGTTACAAGGACTCTCCTCACCAGCAGGAGCTCAAGGAAGTAGAGTCCAGTCAGGAGGAAAAACCAGGGagaacaagcaaaaaaatgGCTGGAGATGGAGAAGAACCAAATAAGGAGAACTGCAGTGCCGACACGAAGGATACCGCATCCTCCTGTGAAACAGAGATGGCCTCATTTCCTCTGCGACCGCTCAAAGTGAAAATCAAAATGCCCACTGGCAGCATTACAAGGACTGTGACAAGTGGAGCGTCTAAAAGAAGTGTGAAAGTATCTACAAAAGGTGTGGACAATTCCAAAAGTTCACAAGATGGTCTTGGTGCTAGATCCAAAAAAGAGTTAGTGCTGCAGTCAGAGATGGCAGAAAAGCTGCAAGAAACGAGTTTAATCAAAGAGGAATCCTCTGTGGAGACAAAAACCAAAGTTTCCGCGACGGCAGTGAGCATCACAAAATCTGCAGCGCTTCCCTCCGTCTCTTCTGCCAGAGTCAGCACGGGCGCCTTTAACCTCCGCAGCCTGGGTCAGAAAACTCTAAACACCGGAATGACCCTGACCTCTACCCTACCTGTGCTTCCCACACAACCCAGCGGCAGACCGGCGTCGATTGTGAACAGCACAGGGGCCATCATCTCCAAGAACCAGTCCAACCTGGTCGAAGCTTTCAACAAAATCCTCAACAACAAGAACCTGCTTCCCACATATAAACCAGAACTGAGCTCCCCTCTGCCAGCAGAGTGGGGCATTAGTCTTCCTGCACAG GGTTATCGCTGCCTGGAGTGTGGGGACGCCTTTGCCCTGGAGCAGAGCTTGGCGCAGCACTATGACCGCCGCTCGCTCCGAATCGAAGTGACCTGCAATCACTGCGCCAAACGTCTGGCCTTCTTCAACAAGTGTAGCCTGCTCTTACACGCGAGGGAGCACAAGGAGAAAGGCCTGATCATGCAGTGTTCACACCTGGTCATGAAGCCCGTGCCTGTGGACCTGatgatcagccaatcagatggagcGAGAGAAG GGTCATTGCCGTCAGTGTTGGGGCAGGCCACTTCAAAGCTTTTGCCGTCGGCCGGCAAAGGAGCAGAGGCGGCACCAAACGCTAGCACTAAATGTCCAGAGTGTCACACTCAGTTTTGCAGTAAAGAGGAGCTGTCCGACCATTTTCAGGAGGTTAAACCAGCTCACAGTACT TCGTGTACAGAGTGCTCCCCCACCATGCTCCTTCCCAACTACTGCAGCTCAGTCGCACATCAGCGCATCCACCAAGGGAGCCAGCCACACGTCTGCCCAGAGTGCGGCCTCACGCTCAAACAGCCGCTCTTTCAGAAACATCTGTACGAGACCTGCCTGCACTTCTCTCGCCGTGTTGGCTACAG ATGTTCCAGCTGCCTGGTGGTGTTTGGAGGACTGAACTCTGTGAAGTCTCACATCCAGCAGGCTCACTGTGACGTGTTCCACAAGTGCCCCAGCTGCCCCATGGCTTTCAAATCTGCCCCCAGCGTACAGAGCCACATTACTGCCCAGCATCCAGATGCCACCGAGGGACAGACTTT GCTGATTTATAAATGTGTCATGTGTGACACGGTTTTTACTTATAAGCATGTGTTGCACACCCACTTTGACACCCATTTAACCAACCAGAGGGTGCAGGTGTTTAAATGTCCCGAGTGCAACAAGCTGTTCTCTCAGAGACATTCAATGCTGGACCATTTCAAG acTCACAAGACCCTTACTGTTAAAGAAGAGTTGCTTTCCCCTGCTTCCACATGTATACCTGTGAGTTTCAAGAGCTCGGAGGGAGGAGGAGATCTGGAAAAGGGGAAGAAAAGGAAAGCTAAAACTGAAAGGATCAAGGCTCCTGCGGGGTGGAAGTGTCAGTCTTGCAACTTGCAGTTCACAGAGAAGGAGGACTACGTAAACCACATGAGCCAACAGCACGGCAAG acgCTGAAGAAGTTTCCCTGCAACAAATGTGAGAGCTCCTTCACCACCACCTCCAGCATGAGGCGCCACATCAGAGATAAACACAAAATCCTGAGCCGTGGCTTCCGCTGTCA GTTTTGCTTGGAGAGTAAGAAAactttcagcagcagagccatGTTGGAGAGACACATAGAGCTGAGGCACGGCGTGGACCGCCTGAACCAGGATGCAGGGACG AGAGGATATGAAGCCGACAGCTCATCGGAGCAGGACAGCGTGAGGTCTCGCCGGAAGCGCAGAGAGGTCAAGTTGGAGCGCAGTGAAGAGCCCACGTGCAGGATGAGTCCGGCGAAGAAGctgcgctcctcctcctcctcctttccctGCGCCCCTTCCGAGGCTGTGCTCAGCTGTGCTCACTGTGGCTACTCCACAGACAACCAGGCGGCGTTTCAGGAGCACATCAGCCAGCACAGACAGAGCGCCGCGGAGAGCGCCGGTGTGCAGTGTCTGCAGTGCGGCGCCTGCTTCACTTCCTCATCCTCCCTGTCCCGCCACCGCTTCATCTCACACAAGGTCAAGGATGCATCCGGTGACGGTCCACAAAGCCTCGGTGGGAACCTGGCACCCTCCCCCAGCAACACCAAGAATCCCAGCGACAAGAGTCACCTGAATGGCTCTGCGCCAGCGTCCCCCTCAAGCCAAACCTCCACAGGTCAGGgaaaggaagaggagggaggccTGGCCTGTAAGGTGTGCGGCAAACACTTTGAAAAGACATCCGATCTAAACACACATTTCAGAACTCATGGCATGGCCTTCATTATTGCTAGAAATGCAGGAAAAACGATCTGA